A genome region from Macaca nemestrina isolate mMacNem1 chromosome 20, mMacNem.hap1, whole genome shotgun sequence includes the following:
- the LOC105488077 gene encoding zinc finger protein 671 isoform X1: protein MLSPASRDASEALRGWKYLRPRSRRLPLPAAVRAHGPVAELTDSARGCVVFEDVFVYFSREEWELLDDAQRLLYHDVMLENFALLASLGIAFSRSCAVIKLEQAEEPWVYDQVDMTSATEREAQSGLRRGCWYGVENEEVSSEQSISVAGVSQVRTLTAELQTHPCDICGPILKDTLHPAKYHGGKARQKPYLCGACGKQFWFSTDFDQNQPNEGKLFPRKESRDSVKSCRVHVPEKTLTCGKSGRDFSATSGLLQHQASHSRMKPHKSTKLVNGFRMGQRYHKCGQCGKAFTRKDTLARHQRIHTGERPYECSECGKFFSQSYDLFKHQTVHTGERPYECSECGKFFRQISGLIEHRRVHTGERLYQCGKCGKFFSSKSNLIRHQEVHTGARPYVCSECGKEFSRKHTLVLHQRTHTGERPYECSECGKAFSQSSHLNVHWRIHSSDYECSRCGKAFSCISKLIQHQKVHSGEKPYECSKCGKAFTQRPNLIRHWKVHTGERPYVCSECGREFIRKQTLVLHQRVHAGEKL, encoded by the exons GGCTGTGTAGTCTTTGAGGATGTGTTTGTATACTTCTCTCGGGAAGAATGGGAGCTACTTGATGATGCTCAGAGACTTTTGTACCAtgatgtgatgctggagaactTTGCACTTTTAGCCTCACTAG GAATTGCATTTTCTAGATCATGTGCAGTCATTAAACTAGAGCAAGCAGAAGAGCCCTGGGTGTATGACCAGGTGGATATGACTTCAGCCACAGAAAGAGAGGCCCAGAGCGGACTTAGACGTG GTTGTTGGTATGGAGTGGAGAATGAGGAGGTATCTTCTGAGCAGAGCATTTCTGTAGCAGGAGTGTCACAGGTCAGGACTCTCACGGCAGAGCTGCAGACTCACCCATGTGACATATGTGGCCCAATATTGAAAGATACCTTACACCCGGCTAAGTACCATGGGGGAAAAGCCAGGCAGAAACCATACTTGTGCGGGGCATGTGGAAAGCAATTCTGGTTCAGTACAGACTTTGACCAGAACCAGCCCAATGAAGGGAAACTCTTCCCAAGGAAGGAGAGTAGAGACTCGGTGAAAAGCTGCAGAGTCCATGTGCCAGAGAAGACCCTCACATGTGGGAAAAGTGGGAGAGACTTTTCAGCCACATCTGGCCTTCTTCAGCATCAGGCCTCTCACAGCAGGATGAAGCCCCACAAGAGCACCAAGCTTGTGAATGGCTTTCGCATGGGACAGAGGTATCACAAGTGTGGtcaatgtgggaaagccttcaccCGCAAAGACACACTTGCTCGGCATCAGAGAATCCACACTGGAGAAAGGCCTTATGAGTGTAGCGAATGTGGGAAGTTCTTCAGCCAAAGCTACGACCTCTTTAAACACCAGAcagttcacactggagaaaggccATATGAGTGCAGCGAATGTGGGAAATTCTTTAGACAAATCTCTGGCCTGATTGAGCACAGGCGAGTTCACACAGGTGAAAGACTCTATCAGTGTGGCAAATGTGGGAAATTCTTTAGCAGTAAGTCTAATCTCATTCGACACCAGGAAGTTCACACAGGAGCCAGGCCTTACGTATGCAGCGAATGTGGGAAAGAATTCAGTCGGAAACACACACTTGTTCTGCACCaacgaactcacactggagaaaggccttatgagtgcagtgaatgtgggaaggcctttagCCAAAGCTCCCACCTTAATGTACACTGGAGAATTCACAGCAGTGATTACGAGTGTAGCAGATGTGGTAAAGCTTTCAGCTGCATCTCTAAACTCATTCAACACCAGAAAGTTCACTCTGGAGAAAAGCCTTATGAGTGCAGCaagtgtgggaaagccttcactCAAAGACCCAACCTCATCAGGCACTGGAAAGTCCACACTGGGGAAAGACCTTATGTGTGTAGTGAGTGCGGGAGAGAGTTCATCCGGAAACAGACACTTGTTCTGCACCAGAGGGTTCACGCTGGAGAAAAGCTTTAA
- the LOC105488077 gene encoding zinc finger protein 671 isoform X2 — MLENFALLASLGIAFSRSCAVIKLEQAEEPWVYDQVDMTSATEREAQSGLRRGCWYGVENEEVSSEQSISVAGVSQVRTLTAELQTHPCDICGPILKDTLHPAKYHGGKARQKPYLCGACGKQFWFSTDFDQNQPNEGKLFPRKESRDSVKSCRVHVPEKTLTCGKSGRDFSATSGLLQHQASHSRMKPHKSTKLVNGFRMGQRYHKCGQCGKAFTRKDTLARHQRIHTGERPYECSECGKFFSQSYDLFKHQTVHTGERPYECSECGKFFRQISGLIEHRRVHTGERLYQCGKCGKFFSSKSNLIRHQEVHTGARPYVCSECGKEFSRKHTLVLHQRTHTGERPYECSECGKAFSQSSHLNVHWRIHSSDYECSRCGKAFSCISKLIQHQKVHSGEKPYECSKCGKAFTQRPNLIRHWKVHTGERPYVCSECGREFIRKQTLVLHQRVHAGEKL, encoded by the exons atgctggagaactTTGCACTTTTAGCCTCACTAG GAATTGCATTTTCTAGATCATGTGCAGTCATTAAACTAGAGCAAGCAGAAGAGCCCTGGGTGTATGACCAGGTGGATATGACTTCAGCCACAGAAAGAGAGGCCCAGAGCGGACTTAGACGTG GTTGTTGGTATGGAGTGGAGAATGAGGAGGTATCTTCTGAGCAGAGCATTTCTGTAGCAGGAGTGTCACAGGTCAGGACTCTCACGGCAGAGCTGCAGACTCACCCATGTGACATATGTGGCCCAATATTGAAAGATACCTTACACCCGGCTAAGTACCATGGGGGAAAAGCCAGGCAGAAACCATACTTGTGCGGGGCATGTGGAAAGCAATTCTGGTTCAGTACAGACTTTGACCAGAACCAGCCCAATGAAGGGAAACTCTTCCCAAGGAAGGAGAGTAGAGACTCGGTGAAAAGCTGCAGAGTCCATGTGCCAGAGAAGACCCTCACATGTGGGAAAAGTGGGAGAGACTTTTCAGCCACATCTGGCCTTCTTCAGCATCAGGCCTCTCACAGCAGGATGAAGCCCCACAAGAGCACCAAGCTTGTGAATGGCTTTCGCATGGGACAGAGGTATCACAAGTGTGGtcaatgtgggaaagccttcaccCGCAAAGACACACTTGCTCGGCATCAGAGAATCCACACTGGAGAAAGGCCTTATGAGTGTAGCGAATGTGGGAAGTTCTTCAGCCAAAGCTACGACCTCTTTAAACACCAGAcagttcacactggagaaaggccATATGAGTGCAGCGAATGTGGGAAATTCTTTAGACAAATCTCTGGCCTGATTGAGCACAGGCGAGTTCACACAGGTGAAAGACTCTATCAGTGTGGCAAATGTGGGAAATTCTTTAGCAGTAAGTCTAATCTCATTCGACACCAGGAAGTTCACACAGGAGCCAGGCCTTACGTATGCAGCGAATGTGGGAAAGAATTCAGTCGGAAACACACACTTGTTCTGCACCaacgaactcacactggagaaaggccttatgagtgcagtgaatgtgggaaggcctttagCCAAAGCTCCCACCTTAATGTACACTGGAGAATTCACAGCAGTGATTACGAGTGTAGCAGATGTGGTAAAGCTTTCAGCTGCATCTCTAAACTCATTCAACACCAGAAAGTTCACTCTGGAGAAAAGCCTTATGAGTGCAGCaagtgtgggaaagccttcactCAAAGACCCAACCTCATCAGGCACTGGAAAGTCCACACTGGGGAAAGACCTTATGTGTGTAGTGAGTGCGGGAGAGAGTTCATCCGGAAACAGACACTTGTTCTGCACCAGAGGGTTCACGCTGGAGAAAAGCTTTAA